The window TATTGGCTCAAATTCCAGGGATTAAAGATCATAAATAGAAGTTTCATGACGTAAAAGTTATGTGGGTTTGTGGGTAATGTTTGACACATTATAGCTCTATTGGCCCACAAACCCACAGACGTACTATTTTTTTTCAGACTCTGCTTCCTTGTGCTTAACCCAGTCTTCAATCAGCTTGTTTACCACAGATTCCATAGTTACGTCTTCATCCACACACAGTTTTTTAAATCGCTTGTGTATTACCGCATCAATCCTGGTACGAAAAAAAATCTTGTCTTTACTCTCATTCGCCATAAATTAAAATCTAAGCCCACAAATGGATTCACCTATTTACCCACTTTATAACTCTCGGTTCGCTCATTTTCTAGACGGTTGGGAAAATATGGAACGAAAGAATCAGGGTTATAGCATTTGTACCAGATTGTGATCGCCAAGCATTGCGAATTAATCTAGGGTATTGTTTCACCACTTACTACTAGCCAAAAAGCTGATTTCTCCCAAACCCTTATAAATACGTTATTTACCAGTTTATCTAACTTAAAAAAATGGGCTAGCTGTGAGTTATCAACCTAGTTCCAAGGTTTCGTAAAGTTTTACTAAGTCATTTGTGGGTTTGTGGGTTTGTGGGTTAGATTGAAATACAGCAAGCGGGACAGAACCGGACATAGGGCAAAACTAAGGGAATGAAAAGTGATTGCACCTGCGATACCCGCTAAAACTCCAAAAGCAAGGGAGCGAAATAATGGCAGAAAATTCCAGAGTTCGTATACCTGCAAGTTTAGAACAGTATTTAAAATCTCAAGCTCCAAGGGTACTTGGGATTTCTGAGAATGCTGTCTCCAGTGTTCATCTTTCCGAATTGATGGACAAAATCTGTTACGAACACAGACAGATATTTGCAGGTGTTTTAATGCCTGCTAATGGAATGCAAATGTTAGCTGTGGCTGTGCCTACAGAACAAGAGACAGAAAGTATTAACAGCAATATCTAGTTTCATAGGAGAAAGCAAGTGTACAACATTTACTTTGCAGATATTGGCAACTTCACCAGCATCACCGCCCTCAAAGGTGAAAAGCCTCGCGTCATTCGCTCAGTATTTCAAGATGTCACCTATACCAGTGCTAGGGACATAGAAACAGATGATTCCCCCAGCGTCAAACTAGACAACAAAGTATTAGTCCTGGGAGAACGAGCCACCAAACAGAAAAACCCCCAAACCGCCGCCGAGCGAGGCAAGCAATTACCAGAATTCGTCAAACCTTTCACCCTAGCAGGCCTAAGACTTGACTTTGAGGGAACTGTCAGATTCTTAGTACCAGAGCGTAATCAATGGGATGAAGATACAATCCGCCAAACATTGATTGCAGAACATCAAGTCACAGTCAATGGCAGAACCTACAGACACAAAATCAAAAACATTGAATTTTACCTAGAAACTGATGTAGCAGTCGTCAACGGGTACAAAAAAGGTTTCCTGGATATAGAAGGAGACACACTCGCCATCGACATTGGCGGAGGTACGACCAACTATTGTGTCATGACTCCCAACGGTGAAGTCCTCACCCGTCGTTCCATTCCCAAAGTCGGTGGTGTTTCCCTAGCTAACGACATCATCAACTCCGACTTAATGCAGAGTTACGCCAAGCGCGATAACGTCGCCTTTAAAGTAGCAAAGATGATGGATTCCATAGCTGACGGCTCTTTAACCTACGGACGCAAGTATGATTTTAGTTCTGTCTTTCCAGGGCTGTTAGAAAACTGGTTTAACGCGCTAATGGATAGCATAACCACAGCTGCAAATGATTATCTGGCAGATGTCACCAACATCATGCTCATTGGTGGATGTGCCAACTTAGTACGTCATAAATTGAGTGCCAAACCAGGGTTTTATATTCCAGTTGACCCCCATCTATCAAACATTC is drawn from Tolypothrix sp. PCC 7712 and contains these coding sequences:
- a CDS encoding plasmid partition protein ParG gives rise to the protein MANESKDKIFFRTRIDAVIHKRFKKLCVDEDVTMESVVNKLIEDWVKHKEAESEKK
- a CDS encoding ParM/StbA family protein; this translates as MYNIYFADIGNFTSITALKGEKPRVIRSVFQDVTYTSARDIETDDSPSVKLDNKVLVLGERATKQKNPQTAAERGKQLPEFVKPFTLAGLRLDFEGTVRFLVPERNQWDEDTIRQTLIAEHQVTVNGRTYRHKIKNIEFYLETDVAVVNGYKKGFLDIEGDTLAIDIGGGTTNYCVMTPNGEVLTRRSIPKVGGVSLANDIINSDLMQSYAKRDNVAFKVAKMMDSIADGSLTYGRKYDFSSVFPGLLENWFNALMDSITTAANDYLADVTNIMLIGGCANLVRHKLSAKPGFYIPVDPHLSNIQALLAM